In Mycobacterium sp. Aquia_216, a genomic segment contains:
- a CDS encoding FtsW/RodA/SpoVE family cell cycle protein has translation MTTQVQPPVAVTPPLRTRRNSELLLLCFAAVITVAALLIVDANQERGLRWGLASYGLAFLAVFGGAHLAIRRFAPYTDPLLLPIVALLNGLGLVMIHRLDLVGNELSGRRHPSATQQLLWTLVSVAAFALVVTFLKDHRQLARYGYIFGLTGLVFLAVPAFLPASLSEQNGAKIWIRLPGFSIQPAEFSKILLLIFFSAVLVAKRGLFTSVGKHLMGMTLPRPRDLAPLLAAWVISIGVMVFEKDLGTSLLLYASFLVVVYLATQRFSWVVIGLLLFAAGSVAAYFIFGHVRVRVQMWWDPFSDPDGSGYQIVQSLFSFATGGIFGTGLGNGQPDTVPAASTDFIIAAFGEELGLVGLAALLMLYTIVIVRGLRTAIATRDSFGKLLAAGLASTLAIQLFIVVGGVTQLIPLTGLTTPWMSYGGSSLLANYVLLAILARISHSARRPLRTRTGDTSPIAAAGTEVIERV, from the coding sequence ATGACCACGCAGGTCCAACCACCGGTCGCCGTCACGCCGCCGCTGCGTACTCGCCGCAACTCCGAGCTGCTGTTGTTGTGCTTCGCCGCGGTAATCACCGTGGCCGCACTGCTGATCGTCGATGCCAACCAGGAGCGCGGCCTGCGCTGGGGCCTGGCCAGCTACGGGCTGGCCTTTCTGGCTGTCTTCGGCGGCGCGCACCTGGCCATCCGGCGCTTTGCTCCTTACACCGACCCGCTGCTGCTACCAATTGTGGCGCTGCTCAACGGACTTGGCTTGGTGATGATCCACCGGCTCGACCTGGTCGGCAATGAGCTCAGCGGCCGTCGTCACCCCAGCGCAACCCAACAGTTGCTGTGGACTCTGGTCAGCGTCGCCGCGTTCGCGCTCGTGGTCACCTTCCTCAAAGACCACCGGCAGCTCGCGCGCTACGGTTACATCTTTGGACTCACGGGTCTGGTCTTCTTAGCCGTCCCCGCCTTTCTGCCGGCGTCGCTGTCCGAGCAGAACGGCGCCAAGATCTGGATTCGCCTGCCGGGCTTCTCGATTCAGCCCGCCGAATTCTCCAAGATTCTGCTGCTGATCTTCTTCTCCGCCGTGCTGGTCGCCAAGCGCGGTCTGTTCACGAGCGTCGGCAAGCACCTGATGGGGATGACGCTGCCACGACCGCGAGATCTCGCACCGCTGTTGGCGGCGTGGGTGATCTCGATCGGTGTCATGGTCTTCGAAAAAGACCTCGGCACTTCGTTGCTGCTCTACGCGTCGTTCCTGGTGGTCGTCTACCTGGCCACCCAACGCTTCAGTTGGGTGGTCATCGGACTGCTGCTGTTCGCCGCGGGAAGTGTGGCCGCCTACTTCATCTTCGGGCACGTGCGGGTTCGCGTGCAGATGTGGTGGGACCCGTTCTCCGACCCCGACGGCAGCGGCTACCAAATCGTGCAGTCGCTGTTCAGCTTTGCTACCGGGGGGATCTTCGGCACCGGCCTGGGCAACGGCCAGCCCGACACGGTGCCGGCCGCGTCGACCGACTTCATCATCGCCGCCTTCGGCGAAGAGCTTGGATTAGTGGGTCTGGCGGCCCTTCTCATGCTGTACACCATCGTCATCGTTCGGGGCCTTCGGACGGCGATTGCCACCCGTGACAGCTTCGGCAAGCTGCTGGCCGCAGGTCTGGCCTCGACGCTGGCAATCCAACTGTTCATCGTCGTCGGCGGCGTCACCCAGCTCATTCCGCTGACGGGTTTGACCACGCCGTGGATGTCCTACGGCGGATCCTCGCTGCTGGCGAACTACGTGCTGTTGGCGATCCTGGCGCGTATCTCGCATAGCGCCCGACGCCCGTTGCGAACCCGCACCGGCGACACGTCGCCGATCGCGGCGGCCGGCACCGAGGTGATTGAGCGCGTATGA
- a CDS encoding PP2C family protein-serine/threonine phosphatase codes for MSLVLRYAARSDRGLVRANNEDSVYAGARLLALADGMGGHAAGEVASQLVIAALAHLDDDEPGGDLLAKLDAAVRSGNSAIAAQVEMEPDLEGMGTTLTAILFAGNRLGLVHIGDSRGYMLRDGELTQITKDDTFVQTLVDEGRITKEEAHSHPQRSLIMRALTGHEVEPTLTMREARAGDRYLLCSDGLSDPVSDETIAEALQIPDVAESAYRLIELALRGGGPDNVTVVVADVVDYDYGQTQPILAGAVSGEDDQLTTLPNTSAGRASAIGPRKGAAKRVVPQEEPASKPKWAWRRMFIVVTLVVLLALTGLAIGRAIIRSNYYVTEYDGMVSIMRGIQGSLLGMSLHEPYLVGCLNARNDLSIIGLSQSGGHLDCRLMQLQDLRPAARAQVLAGLPAGTLDEAEAQLKELSANNLLPPCPPPRATSPPGSPTPVTSGTTPPSATAPPAPSSGTPPNSTALSTAPASAPPAAPATTPPPTTTQTVTALPPPPPQPGIDCRAAA; via the coding sequence GTGAGTCTGGTTCTGCGATATGCCGCCCGCAGCGATCGCGGCCTGGTGCGCGCCAACAACGAAGACTCGGTCTATGCCGGCGCTCGACTTCTGGCCCTGGCCGATGGCATGGGCGGTCACGCGGCCGGTGAGGTCGCGTCCCAGTTGGTGATCGCCGCGTTGGCACACCTTGATGATGACGAACCCGGCGGCGACCTTCTTGCCAAGCTCGATGCCGCGGTGCGCTCCGGCAACTCGGCGATCGCCGCTCAAGTGGAGATGGAGCCCGACCTCGAGGGAATGGGCACCACGCTGACCGCAATCCTGTTCGCGGGCAACCGACTTGGGTTGGTGCACATCGGCGACTCACGCGGCTACATGTTGCGCGACGGCGAGCTCACCCAGATCACCAAGGACGACACCTTCGTCCAAACCCTGGTTGACGAAGGACGCATCACCAAGGAAGAGGCACACAGCCATCCGCAGCGATCGCTGATCATGCGGGCGCTGACCGGCCATGAGGTCGAGCCCACGTTGACCATGCGCGAAGCGCGCGCCGGTGATCGCTACCTGCTCTGCTCGGACGGGCTGTCCGATCCGGTCAGTGACGAGACCATTGCCGAGGCCCTGCAGATTCCCGACGTTGCCGAAAGCGCTTATCGCCTCATCGAATTGGCGCTGCGCGGCGGCGGCCCCGACAACGTGACGGTGGTGGTCGCCGATGTCGTCGACTACGACTACGGCCAGACCCAGCCGATTCTTGCCGGCGCGGTATCCGGTGAAGACGACCAGCTGACGACCCTGCCGAACACCTCTGCCGGCCGGGCGTCCGCGATCGGCCCCCGCAAGGGGGCTGCCAAACGCGTTGTGCCACAAGAGGAGCCGGCCAGCAAGCCTAAGTGGGCGTGGCGGCGGATGTTTATCGTCGTCACGCTGGTGGTACTGCTGGCACTCACGGGTCTGGCGATCGGGCGAGCCATCATCCGGAGCAACTACTACGTCACCGAATACGACGGCATGGTGTCGATCATGCGGGGAATTCAAGGGTCACTACTCGGCATGTCCCTGCACGAACCCTATTTGGTGGGCTGTCTCAACGCCCGCAACGACCTATCGATCATCGGCCTCAGTCAATCCGGCGGTCACCTGGACTGCCGGCTGATGCAATTGCAGGACCTACGCCCGGCCGCACGCGCGCAAGTGTTGGCCGGGCTTCCGGCCGGGACCCTCGATGAGGCCGAAGCGCAGTTGAAGGAATTGTCCGCCAACAACCTCCTGCCCCCCTGCCCGCCGCCCCGGGCGACCTCGCCGCCGGGGTCACCGACACCGGTGACCAGCGGGACGACACCGCCGAGTGCCACAGCGCCCCCCGCCCCTTCCAGCGGTACCCCACCCAACAGCACGGCTTTAAGCACCGCCCCCGCAAGCGCCCCTCCTGCGGCGCCCGCGACCACGCCGCCGCCGACCACCACCCAGACGGTGACTGCGCTCCCGCCACCCCCACCCCAGCCGGGCATCGACTGCCGGGCGGCTGCATGA
- a CDS encoding FHA domain-containing protein FhaB/FipA encodes MQGLVLQLTRAGFLMLLWVFIWSVLRILKTDIYAPTGAVMVRRGLVLRGTLLPSRQRRHAARYLVVTEGALAGARITLSGQPVLIGRADDSTLVLTDDYASTRHARLSQRGSEWYVEDLGSTNGTYLDRAKVTTAVRVPIGAPIRIGKTAIELRP; translated from the coding sequence ATGCAGGGACTGGTACTGCAGCTGACGCGCGCCGGTTTTTTAATGCTGTTATGGGTGTTCATTTGGTCCGTTCTTCGGATCTTGAAGACTGACATCTACGCACCAACCGGTGCGGTCATGGTGCGCCGCGGTTTGGTGTTGCGCGGCACGTTGCTGCCGTCCCGTCAGCGTCGTCATGCCGCCCGTTATCTGGTGGTAACCGAAGGGGCGTTGGCAGGTGCACGCATCACGCTCAGCGGACAACCAGTGTTGATCGGACGCGCCGACGACTCGACGCTGGTGCTGACCGACGATTACGCCTCGACGCGGCACGCCCGGCTGTCCCAGCGCGGCTCCGAATGGTACGTCGAGGATCTAGGATCGACCAACGGCACTTACCTTGACAGGGCGAAGGTGACGACTGCGGTACGAGTTCCAATCGGAGCGCCGATTCGGATCGGCAAGACGGCAATCGAGTTGCGCCCGTGA
- a CDS encoding FhaA domain-containing protein, with product MGSQRGLAARLERKLESTVGDAFARMFGGSIVPQEVEALLRREAEDGLRPLQGNHLLAPNEYVITLGVHDFEKVGTDPDLTSSAFGRYLADYIHEQGWETYGDVVVRFEQLPNLHTGQFRARGAVNPDVEPRPPVSDPARPQSNQAFSAEPGAAPMTDNSSYRGQGQGRPGDEYYDERYGRPQDDQRGAQDPQGGPDPRAGLPPEQGGYPPQGGYPPPRHPEHGGYPEQGGYPDPRGGYPDQAGYPPPGGYPGPGGYPDQGRGGYPDQGQGGYPPSYEQRPPAGGGYGGQGYDQAGQPGYDQGGQGYDQGYRQGGGYGQPGGGPQGYGGYGDYGRGPARPEEAGYAPPGAPEQQRPSYPEQGPGYDQGYQHGVQGYGAQQEYGGGDYTQYAENVPAGGYGPGPGGGYPETAHRDYEYGQQGEYGQPAGAGYGEQAGGGYGGYGQGGYGSAGAAVTLQLDDGSGRTYQLREGSNIVGRGQDAQFRLPDTGVSRRHLEIRWDGQVALLSDLNSTNGTTVNNAPVQEWQLADGDVIRLGHSEIIVRIH from the coding sequence ATGGGTAGCCAAAGGGGGCTCGCTGCGCGGCTCGAACGCAAGCTCGAGTCAACCGTCGGCGATGCGTTTGCGCGAATGTTTGGGGGCTCGATTGTCCCCCAAGAGGTCGAGGCGCTATTGCGCCGCGAAGCCGAGGACGGCCTGCGGCCGCTCCAGGGAAATCACCTTTTGGCGCCCAACGAATACGTCATTACCCTCGGTGTGCACGACTTCGAGAAGGTGGGCACCGATCCGGATCTCACGTCGAGCGCTTTCGGTAGATACCTGGCCGACTATATCCATGAACAGGGGTGGGAAACGTATGGTGATGTCGTTGTTCGGTTCGAGCAGTTGCCGAACCTGCATACCGGACAGTTTCGCGCCCGCGGTGCTGTCAACCCCGATGTCGAGCCCCGCCCGCCGGTCAGCGATCCCGCCCGGCCACAATCAAATCAGGCGTTCAGCGCAGAACCAGGAGCAGCACCAATGACTGACAACTCGAGCTACCGCGGTCAGGGGCAGGGGCGTCCCGGCGACGAGTATTACGACGAGCGGTACGGGCGTCCGCAAGATGACCAGCGCGGCGCCCAGGACCCGCAGGGTGGACCCGACCCTCGCGCGGGACTTCCGCCGGAGCAAGGCGGCTACCCACCCCAGGGCGGCTACCCGCCGCCTCGCCACCCCGAGCATGGCGGGTACCCCGAGCAGGGCGGCTACCCAGACCCGCGCGGCGGCTACCCCGATCAGGCCGGCTATCCCCCGCCGGGCGGGTACCCGGGCCCGGGCGGCTACCCGGATCAGGGTCGCGGCGGCTACCCCGATCAGGGGCAGGGCGGCTACCCGCCGTCGTATGAGCAGCGTCCGCCCGCCGGTGGCGGCTACGGTGGCCAAGGCTACGACCAAGCCGGACAGCCGGGCTACGACCAGGGCGGGCAGGGTTACGACCAGGGCTACCGCCAGGGTGGCGGCTACGGCCAGCCGGGCGGTGGCCCGCAGGGTTACGGCGGCTACGGCGATTACGGTCGCGGGCCGGCTCGTCCCGAGGAGGCCGGCTATGCGCCCCCGGGCGCACCCGAACAGCAACGGCCGTCCTACCCCGAGCAAGGCCCCGGATACGACCAGGGTTACCAGCACGGCGTTCAGGGTTACGGCGCCCAGCAGGAATACGGCGGGGGGGACTACACGCAGTACGCCGAAAACGTCCCGGCCGGTGGGTATGGTCCAGGGCCCGGCGGTGGATACCCCGAGACGGCCCATCGCGACTACGAGTACGGCCAGCAAGGCGAGTACGGCCAGCCGGCCGGGGCCGGCTACGGCGAGCAGGCCGGTGGCGGCTACGGCGGTTACGGGCAGGGCGGTTATGGATCGGCCGGAGCGGCGGTCACGCTGCAGCTCGACGACGGCAGCGGCCGGACCTACCAACTGCGCGAAGGCTCCAACATCGTCGGACGCGGACAAGATGCCCAGTTCCGGTTGCCCGACACCGGTGTGTCACGCCGTCACTTGGAAATCCGCTGGGATGGCCAGGTCGCGCTGCTGTCCGACCTCAACTCCACCAACGGCACGACCGTGAACAACGCGCCGGTACAGGAGTGGCAGTTGGCCGATGGAGACGTCATCCGTTTGGGCCACTCGGAGATCATCGTTCGGATCCACTGA
- a CDS encoding SCO6745 family protein, giving the protein MRRQPELARRFYDRFEPVHAVTYFAPEARAALDELGYRGFWMGYFAARSAPLGMAPPELVTAIFHNFAPQRVAKSLSAAWQIAGPEAALRARQDSAVAALRRYGLKDDENVSAAAELAGKAARQAPLDGRPLFAANRALPWPDTPLASLWHATTLLREQRGDAHVAVLTAAGISGRESNVLHAAADRVPRDYIARARDYDDTEWRHHEQRLAERGLLTDDGSLTAAGRELKEHVESSTDALGLSALDALRDDEVEALFQALTPITRAVVDGGDILAVTPMALRRNELHDASAHLDAA; this is encoded by the coding sequence GTGCGCAGACAACCTGAGCTGGCGCGACGTTTCTACGATCGATTCGAGCCGGTACACGCGGTGACATACTTCGCGCCCGAGGCGCGGGCGGCGCTCGACGAGCTGGGGTACCGAGGTTTCTGGATGGGTTATTTCGCGGCCCGATCCGCCCCGCTGGGCATGGCGCCGCCGGAGCTGGTGACCGCGATCTTCCACAACTTCGCCCCCCAGCGCGTCGCCAAGTCCCTGTCGGCGGCATGGCAGATCGCCGGACCGGAGGCCGCGCTGCGGGCCCGACAGGACTCGGCGGTCGCCGCGCTGCGCCGCTACGGCTTGAAAGACGACGAAAATGTCAGTGCCGCGGCAGAATTAGCCGGCAAAGCAGCGCGCCAAGCCCCGCTGGACGGGCGACCGCTGTTCGCGGCCAATCGTGCGCTGCCGTGGCCAGACACTCCGCTGGCCTCACTGTGGCATGCCACCACACTGTTGCGCGAGCAGCGCGGCGACGCTCACGTCGCGGTATTGACCGCCGCCGGCATTTCGGGCCGAGAGTCCAATGTGTTGCACGCCGCGGCGGACCGCGTCCCGCGCGACTACATCGCTCGCGCCCGCGACTACGACGACACCGAGTGGCGTCACCACGAACAACGGCTCGCCGAGCGCGGACTGCTCACCGACGACGGGTCGCTCACCGCGGCCGGCCGGGAACTCAAGGAGCACGTCGAATCCAGTACCGACGCGCTCGGGCTCTCGGCACTCGACGCCCTGCGCGACGACGAGGTGGAAGCGTTGTTCCAGGCGCTGACGCCGATCACCCGGGCGGTTGTTGACGGCGGCGATATTCTGGCCGTCACTCCAATGGCGTTGCGCCGGAACGAATTACACGACGCCAGCGCGCATTTGGACGCTGCCTAG
- a CDS encoding PPE family protein, SVP subgroup — protein sequence MDYAVLPPEINSARIYAGPGSGPMLAAASAWETLAAELHSTASSYQSVVDELTAGPWLGPAAATMAAAAAPYVAWMRTAAEQAEQAGNQAMLAAAAYETAFAETVPPPVVAGNRSLLAALVATNFLGQNTSAIATTEAQYGEMWAQDTGAMQSYASESASTTALTPFDSPSPSTSTDGPADQATAVTQATGVSAGNAQRSVQQAFSAVPDALTDLASPQDAFGFGGRDLLGLLADLSAVFVDPELGSVGLAADTTLGTTALPYDVGGYWTGVHTDDIVSGWAGVQPWPGNAPAPPTSFPVITEPAATISGQFSHAPSVGRLSVPPAWVAAAPELRAMTAALPAATVGAAAQATGSSAGSLFSQMALASMAGRAMAGTTGGAGARLQERIGLPGPKPKNAPPAEPAEVQQIPMGGPITSIAAELRELASLRDAGILTQDEFVEQKQRLLPRDP from the coding sequence ATGGATTACGCAGTTCTGCCGCCGGAGATCAACTCCGCGCGCATCTACGCCGGACCTGGCTCCGGACCGATGCTGGCTGCTGCGTCGGCATGGGAGACGCTCGCCGCCGAACTCCACTCGACAGCAAGCTCGTATCAGTCGGTGGTCGACGAGCTGACCGCCGGACCCTGGTTGGGCCCGGCGGCGGCGACGATGGCGGCTGCGGCCGCTCCCTACGTGGCCTGGATGCGAACCGCGGCGGAGCAGGCCGAGCAGGCAGGCAACCAGGCCATGCTGGCGGCAGCCGCCTACGAAACCGCATTTGCCGAGACGGTGCCGCCGCCGGTGGTCGCGGGCAATCGCAGCCTGCTGGCGGCGCTAGTGGCAACGAACTTCCTCGGGCAGAACACTTCGGCGATCGCGACTACCGAGGCCCAATACGGCGAGATGTGGGCCCAGGACACCGGCGCCATGCAGAGTTACGCGAGCGAGTCGGCGTCGACGACGGCGCTGACACCGTTCGATTCACCTTCACCGAGCACCAGCACCGACGGGCCGGCGGACCAGGCCACCGCGGTCACCCAGGCCACCGGCGTCTCCGCCGGTAATGCGCAGCGGAGCGTCCAGCAGGCCTTCTCCGCTGTCCCCGACGCGCTGACCGACCTCGCGAGCCCGCAAGACGCCTTCGGGTTCGGCGGGCGCGACCTGCTGGGCCTGCTCGCGGACCTGAGCGCGGTCTTTGTCGATCCGGAGCTCGGGAGCGTGGGACTGGCGGCCGATACCACGTTGGGGACGACGGCTCTCCCTTACGACGTGGGCGGTTACTGGACCGGTGTCCACACCGACGACATCGTCAGCGGCTGGGCGGGTGTGCAGCCTTGGCCAGGCAACGCGCCGGCGCCGCCGACCTCATTTCCGGTGATCACCGAGCCGGCCGCGACGATTTCCGGGCAGTTCAGCCATGCGCCATCGGTCGGGCGGTTGTCGGTACCGCCGGCGTGGGTGGCCGCGGCACCCGAGTTGCGCGCGATGACTGCGGCGCTGCCGGCGGCGACCGTCGGCGCCGCCGCCCAGGCCACCGGCTCCAGCGCGGGGAGCCTGTTCAGCCAGATGGCCCTGGCAAGCATGGCCGGGCGCGCGATGGCCGGTACGACCGGCGGCGCTGGCGCAAGGCTCCAGGAGCGGATCGGGCTGCCCGGGCCTAAACCGAAGAACGCGCCGCCGGCCGAGCCGGCCGAAGTGCAACAAATTCCAATGGGCGGCCCCATCACCAGCATCGCCGCCGAGCTGCGTGAGCTGGCCTCCCTGCGCGACGCGGGGATTCTGACCCAAGACGAATTCGTCGAACAGAAGCAGCGCCTGCTGCCGCGAGATCCGTAG
- a CDS encoding GNAT family N-acetyltransferase, which translates to MTTDKTGAETTVTEGDQTYTIEVEGKTVGHADYADRGDQRVFYHTVVDPEFGGRGLATILVEEALNGARDAGKRIVPVCSMVETVLKKHPEFDEITDTVTAEVRGWALTQPSK; encoded by the coding sequence ATGACGACCGACAAGACCGGCGCAGAAACCACCGTCACCGAGGGTGACCAGACCTACACGATTGAGGTCGAGGGCAAGACCGTCGGCCACGCCGACTACGCGGACCGCGGCGACCAGCGCGTCTTCTACCACACCGTCGTCGATCCCGAGTTCGGCGGACGCGGCCTGGCGACCATCCTCGTCGAGGAGGCGTTGAACGGCGCGCGCGACGCTGGCAAACGCATCGTGCCGGTGTGCTCGATGGTCGAGACGGTGCTCAAGAAGCATCCCGAATTCGACGAGATCACCGACACCGTCACCGCCGAGGTCAGGGGCTGGGCGCTGACTCAGCCGAGCAAGTAG
- a CDS encoding pirin family protein, translated as MSNLEPAPAEVACGASRVAATEVLHAREVPLGGPRAIRVQRTLPQRQRSLIGAWCFIDHYGPVQARMDVPPHPHTGLQTASWLFSGEVEHRDSAGVHALIRPGELNLMTAGGGICHSEVSAEAGAVLHGVQLWVALPDSRRDAGRGFAHYVPEPISLPGAVARVFLGELAGSRSPVHTFTPLLGAQIDLDGNAELHLDVDPAFEHGVLCDAGAVAMSGTTLAVADLGYQGPGGAAVRLRNVGHRPARVVLLGGVPFTEELLMWWNFVGRTHDEIVRYRQLWEDGDARFGVVEGYRGSVARLPAPPLPATRLRPRPIPHGPNRKESR; from the coding sequence GTGAGCAATCTCGAACCGGCGCCGGCCGAAGTCGCCTGCGGCGCTTCACGGGTTGCGGCTACCGAGGTGTTACACGCGCGCGAGGTTCCGCTGGGCGGCCCGCGGGCCATCCGGGTGCAGCGCACCCTGCCGCAACGGCAGCGATCGCTGATCGGAGCCTGGTGCTTCATTGACCACTACGGCCCCGTCCAGGCGCGCATGGACGTGCCGCCGCATCCACATACGGGACTACAAACGGCGAGTTGGCTGTTCAGTGGGGAAGTGGAACACCGCGACAGTGCGGGCGTGCATGCCCTGATCCGGCCCGGCGAGTTGAACCTGATGACCGCCGGCGGGGGTATTTGCCATTCCGAGGTATCGGCCGAGGCGGGCGCCGTCTTGCATGGCGTCCAGCTCTGGGTCGCCCTGCCCGACTCGCGTCGCGACGCCGGGCGCGGCTTCGCTCACTATGTGCCCGAACCGATTTCGCTGCCGGGCGCGGTGGCGCGGGTGTTTCTCGGCGAGCTGGCCGGCAGCCGGTCGCCCGTGCATACGTTCACGCCGCTGCTGGGTGCCCAGATCGACCTCGACGGGAACGCTGAGCTGCACCTCGATGTCGACCCGGCGTTCGAGCACGGTGTGCTGTGCGATGCCGGCGCCGTGGCGATGAGTGGGACAACCCTGGCCGTCGCCGACCTCGGCTACCAGGGCCCCGGCGGCGCCGCAGTCCGGCTGCGCAATGTAGGACATCGACCGGCGCGGGTAGTGCTGTTGGGGGGCGTCCCGTTCACCGAAGAGTTGCTGATGTGGTGGAACTTCGTCGGGCGCACCCACGACGAGATCGTCCGCTATCGCCAGCTATGGGAAGACGGCGACGCGCGCTTCGGCGTTGTCGAGGGCTACCGCGGCTCAGTCGCGCGACTTCCCGCCCCGCCGCTGCCAGCTACCCGGCTGCGGCCACGACCGATACCGCACGGACCGAATCGAAAGGAATCCAGATGA
- a CDS encoding acyl-CoA dehydrogenase family protein: MTFDLTPTAAQHDLARRTHEFAESVIRPVALEYDQRQEFPWPVLEEAAQRGFYSPLFYRDLIGDPTGMSLPMFMEELFWGCAGIGLAIVMPALALSAIGQSASPEQMLEWAPQCFGTPGDLKLAALAISEPEGGSDVRNLRTRARRDGDDWIIDGHKMWIGNGGIANVHVVNAVVDQELGHRGQALFVVPGNTPGLELVRKLDKLGCRASHTAELRFNGVRIPHANLLGGQDKLEHKLAKAREVVAGGQRSGSATLGTFEQTRPMVAAQAIGIARAALEYATAYATEREAFGAPIIDNQGIAFPLADLATQIDAARLLTWRASWMAANEVPFERGEGSMAKLAASEVAIKATERAIQTMGGWGYITDHPVEKWYRDAKLYTIFEGTSEIQRMVISNALGAAVGTPPLHVVLEPSGGPLNRIFGRGAPLRSRAADAALSVKDQIPEPIMRVAMQVLRPPGR, from the coding sequence ATGACGTTCGACCTGACACCGACGGCCGCGCAGCACGACCTGGCTCGGCGCACGCACGAATTCGCCGAGTCGGTGATCCGTCCGGTCGCGCTCGAGTACGACCAGCGGCAGGAGTTTCCCTGGCCGGTGCTCGAGGAGGCTGCCCAGCGCGGCTTCTACAGCCCGTTGTTCTACCGCGACCTGATCGGCGATCCCACCGGGATGTCGCTACCGATGTTCATGGAGGAGCTGTTCTGGGGTTGCGCCGGAATCGGATTGGCGATAGTGATGCCGGCGCTGGCGCTCTCGGCGATCGGGCAGTCCGCATCCCCGGAGCAGATGCTGGAGTGGGCTCCGCAATGTTTCGGTACCCCAGGCGATCTCAAACTTGCCGCGCTGGCGATTTCCGAACCCGAGGGCGGCAGCGACGTTCGGAATCTGCGCACCCGGGCCCGCCGCGACGGCGATGACTGGATCATCGACGGCCACAAGATGTGGATCGGCAACGGCGGCATCGCGAACGTGCATGTGGTCAACGCGGTCGTCGACCAGGAACTCGGCCATCGCGGCCAAGCCCTATTCGTGGTGCCGGGCAACACCCCCGGACTGGAACTGGTGCGCAAGCTTGACAAGCTGGGCTGCCGCGCGTCGCACACCGCCGAGTTACGGTTCAACGGCGTACGGATACCGCACGCCAATTTGCTTGGTGGACAAGACAAGCTCGAACACAAGCTCGCCAAAGCCCGGGAAGTCGTCGCGGGTGGGCAGCGCTCCGGGTCGGCGACGCTGGGCACCTTCGAGCAGACCCGTCCGATGGTCGCCGCGCAGGCAATCGGCATCGCACGTGCCGCATTGGAGTACGCGACCGCATACGCCACGGAGCGCGAAGCATTCGGCGCCCCGATCATCGACAACCAGGGCATCGCATTTCCCTTGGCCGACCTGGCCACGCAGATCGATGCGGCCCGGCTGTTGACCTGGCGCGCTTCCTGGATGGCCGCCAACGAAGTGCCGTTCGAGCGGGGCGAGGGTTCGATGGCCAAGCTCGCCGCCAGCGAGGTCGCCATCAAGGCCACCGAGCGCGCCATCCAGACAATGGGTGGCTGGGGCTACATCACTGACCACCCCGTCGAGAAATGGTATCGAGATGCCAAGCTGTACACCATCTTTGAGGGCACGAGTGAGATCCAGCGAATGGTCATCTCGAATGCGCTGGGCGCCGCGGTAGGCACCCCGCCGCTGCATGTCGTTCTCGAGCCGTCCGGCGGTCCGCTGAACCGGATCTTCGGCCGGGGCGCCCCGCTGCGGTCCCGAGCCGCCGACGCTGCGTTGTCGGTGAAGGATCAAATCCCGGAACCGATCATGCGGGTGGCCATGCAGGTGCTGCGGCCGCCCGGGAGATAG
- a CDS encoding WhiB family transcriptional regulator, producing the protein MGHPCATDPELWFGYPDDDSGDGAAKARAYERSATEARIQCLRRCPLAQQRRCAQYAIAHREEYGVWAGVKLPGGQYRKRDQLARAHDVLRRIAAGEISSRQLPENAALLARSEHETVPRPAVVLHLPLAQVGPRSAA; encoded by the coding sequence ATGGGACACCCCTGCGCAACAGACCCGGAACTGTGGTTCGGCTACCCCGACGACGACAGCGGTGACGGCGCGGCCAAGGCGCGCGCCTACGAGCGGTCGGCCACCGAGGCGCGAATCCAATGCCTGCGTCGCTGCCCGTTGGCCCAGCAGCGGCGGTGCGCTCAGTACGCCATCGCGCACCGGGAGGAGTACGGAGTGTGGGCCGGCGTGAAACTTCCCGGTGGCCAATACCGCAAGCGCGACCAGCTGGCTCGGGCCCACGACGTGTTGCGTCGCATCGCCGCCGGCGAGATCAGCTCCCGGCAGCTGCCCGAGAATGCGGCCTTGTTGGCGCGCAGCGAACATGAGACCGTACCGAGGCCCGCGGTGGTGTTGCACCTGCCGCTCGCACAGGTTGGTCCGCGCTCGGCCGCCTGA